In Paenibacillus xylanilyticus, the genomic window GTCAATTCAAGTCCGATCAGTGCATTGTCCAAAATGGTACGCCATGGAAACAGATAGTCCTGCTGCAGCATGTAGCCAATCTGGGCAGAAGGACCTTCAACCAGTTTCCCTTTTACTTTCACCTCTCCCGCGGTCGGCGTGAGCAGCCCGGCGATAATGGACAACAATGTCGTTTTGCCACACCCGCTCGGACCAACGAGACTGACAAATTCCCCTTGGTTAACCTGAAGGCTCAGGTCTTCGATGACCAATGAGGCTTCACGCTCATTGACATACACTTGCGAAATCCCTTCCAGTTTAATCACCGTATCGGATTCAGGCATGGCGATCACTTCCTTTCCTGAAAGCCTGTTACTTCACAGATGATGCTTGTTCCGCATAGGTGTTGTCGACAATCGCTTTGGAATCCACCCGTTGTTCGAGTTCTCCAGCCGCACTCATGACGTCCAGCAGATTGTTCCATTCTTCATCGTCAATAATCGGATCGGTTGCATACGTCCCCTGTTCCTTATAACGATGAATACTACTTACGAGAATGGATTGATCGATGTCTTTAAAGTAAGGGAGGATGACCTCGGCAATCTCTTCAGCCGAATGGGAATCTACCCAGACCTGCGCTTTGTGCAGCCCGTTCGTAAATTTCTGGACCATTTCCTTGTTGTCGTTGATGTAGCTTTGTTTCGTCATGAACACCGTATAAGGCAAATGTCCACTCTCCGTTCCAAACGATGCAACGACCTTCCCGCGGCCTTCCTGTTCAAAGATGGATGCCTGTGGTTCAAACAGCTGTACATAATCTCCTGTACCCGACGCAAATGCCGAAGCAATGTTGGCAAAATCGACATTTTGGATCAATTCCAGATCCTCCTGCGGATCAATGCCGTGTTTGTTCAACGTGAATTCTCCAGCCATTTGCGGCATCCCGCCTTTGCGTTGTCCGAGAAATGTACTCTGCTTCAGCTGATCCCAATCAAAGCTGCTTTCGGCATTCCGTGCAAACAAAAATGTACCGTCTGTCTGGGTTAGCTGGGCAAAGTTAATGACCGGATCTTCCGCTCCCTGCTGATAGACGTAGATGGATGTCTCTGCTCCGACCAGGGCGATATCCACGGAGCCCGCGAGCAAGGCAGCCATCGTTTTGTCACCACCAGCCGTTGTCTGGATCTCGACCTCCAGCCCCTCTTCTTCAAAAAAGCCTTGGGCTACGGCCACATACTCCGGTGCGTAAAATACCGAACGCGTCACCTCGCCAATCGTAATTTTCGCTTCGTTTTTCTCTTGGTTGCAGCTCGTGAGCGCGACAATGATAATCAGCAATATAACGATGGCACGAATAAACCAGGGCGTGTATTTCATGCTGTTTCCCTCCTTCGCTGGTTTCAGCAGTTTCTCTCTACTATGAATATGCCGCTGCCCATCAAAAGGTTAAGAACTTGCACACCAAAAAAAGAGCCGGGCATATGCCCGGCTCTCTCTAGTACCTGCTTCGTATTATAAGATTTACAACTACAGTTTATAAATCTCGGTATATTTGGCTTCCAGATAATCAGCCAGATAATCCGGGTTCAGCTCCTCACCTGTCACAGCGAGAATCAATTCGGAAGGTGTACGGCTCTTGCCGTAACGATAAATCTTGTCCGTTAACCATTCCTTGATCGGTATCAGATTGCCTTCTGCAATATAAGCGTCAAACTCCGGCAGTTCCTGGCGCAGCGTATGTAGAATCTGAGCGGCATACATATTGCCGAGTGAATACGATGCAAAATAACCAAAATCGCCACCGGACCAGTGAACATCCTGAAGCACGCCTACGCCATCGTTTGGAGGAACAATCCCGAGATATTCTTTGTACTTGGCGTTCCAGGTTTCCGGCAAATCCTTGACTTCCAGTCCCTCATTGAACAGCATTTTCTCAATCTCATAACGAATGATAATGTGCAGATTATACGTCAGCTCGTCTGCTTCAATTCGGATCAGCGAACTTTCGACGCGGTTGATCGCACGGTAGAAATCTTCCAGAGCTACTTCGCTCAATTGCGGAAAATGCTGCTGCAAGTCTTGATAATAGCGAGTCCAGAACGGACGACTGCGGCCAATCATATTTTCCCAGAGGCGGGACTGGGATTCATGAATCCCCATCGATGTTCCTTCTGCCAGCAGGGTACCTGCCAGACTTTCGTCAATATTTTGCTCATATAGAGCATGTCCACCTTCGTGCAAAGAACTGAATACCGCGCTCGTCACATCATCCTGCAAGTAATTCGTCGTGATTCGCACATCTCCCGGATTAAGTCCTGTCGCGAACGGATGAACACTCTCATCCAGTCTTCCGGCATCAAAGTCATAACCCATCTGTCCCAAAATGAACAAACTGAATTTTTCCTGTTGCTCCGTATTAAACAGCTGGTTTAAGAACTCCGTATTCGGCTTGTTTTCGGAAGCATTGATCTTTTCCTGCAGCGGCACCAAGCGTGCTTTCAACCGGGCAAATACCGCATCTACCTTCTCTACGGTCAGATCCGGCTCGTACATATCAAGCAGCGTATCATAGCGTGTGTCTTTCACACCCCAGTAGTCGATGAACTCCTGTTTGAGTTTCACGATCTCTGTCAAATACGGGGAAAAGCCTTCAAAATCGCTATTATGCTTGGCATCTTCCCATGCCGTTTCCGATTTGGCCGTAAGCACCGTATATGCTTGAACCTTCTCAGGCGGGACGGATTGGCTCCGATCGTATTCCTTTTTGCATTCCAATACCAGGCGGCGATTTATATCATCCAGTTGATTCAACACCTCTGGTTTGGTCAACGTGTCCAAATAGGTTTTCATCTCATCCGAAGTTTGAAGCTTGAACGCTTCGGTAGATAACATGCCGATCGTTTCCGAACGAGTCGGAACGCCTTTCTTCGGCGCACCCGTGCGCAGATCCCAATGAAGCAAACCAATGGCTTCGTGATAACTTTTGATTTTGCTGGCCAAATTAAGGAATGATTCTAGATGTTTCAGGGTTTGTTCTTCCATTGTTATCGTTCACCTCTCCAAAAAAAGTTTAGACTCCCTATTGATGATACTTTTTGCAATGCGTATAATCAACTTTTAACAGAGGTAAATGGCATGATTCTTATTTATAAGATATCATGCCCTTTGCTGAGCGTGGTATAATTGAGAGCAGGGCGTAGGACAAGCTGCATACCGATGCAAGCTGTCGTGCTCATCGTATTGGATAACAGGAGGCAATGGACATGAACAACATTCAAGAGATTTTGGCGTACAACAAATCATTTGTCGAGACAAAAGAATACGAAAAGTATACGGCCGGAAAGTTTCCAACCAAAAAAATGGCAATTATCACATGCATGGACACCCGTCTGGTGGAACTGCTGCCTAAAGCGATGAACCTGAAGAACGGTGAGGTTAAAATCCTTAAAACGGCGGGTGCCATTATCTCTCAACCTTTCGGTTCTGTTATGCGAAGCGTGCTTGTAGCTATTTATGAGCTCGGGGCAGACGAAGTTGTTGTTGTCGGTCACACCGAGTGCGGTATGGCATCCTTGCAAGCAGACACCATGATTGGCCACATGGTTGACCGCGGTGTATCCAAAGAAGTCATAAATGCTCTGGACAACTCCGGAATCAATTTGCAAAATTGGCTTCGAGGGTTTAACAGTGTTGATGAAGGGGTAAAACACACTGTAGGAGTCATCAAAAATCATCCCCTGTTTCCACAGGGAGTACCCGTTCACGGCATGATTATTGATTCCTCTACAGGCCAGCTTGAGCTTGTAGTCGAAGGGTACGAGCAACAGGCATCTCTCTAAATGGTTTTGGGTGCGGACCTCAGGGTCCGCACTCTTTTTTTGTCTAAATTGAGGCAGTTATGCTGTCAGGTTGTCAAACCATACAGTTTCAGTGTACACTTTTTATGAAAGCGGTCATTGATGGCAATATCCATTGTTTTCACTGGCCCAGCCCTAATATTAAGGAGACATGTGCATGAACATACTTTCCTACGGATTGCTCGGGCTGCTTACCCGCGAGGAGTCGTCTGGTTACGATCTGATGCTGAAGATTCAGCCTCATTGGCAAGCCAAACACAGTCAGATCTATCCGCTCCTGTCCAAGATGGAAAATGATGAACTACTATCTTCCCGCTGGGTGCAACAGTCTGACAAACCGGACAAAAAAATGTATGCAGTCACGGAAAAAGGTATCGAGAAATTGCTCGGCTGGATGATTACTCCTGTTACTGCTCCGGTAACACGTGACGAGTTCAATTTGCGTATTTTATGTGTCGGCATAGCCGAAGATGGAAGCATGAGACGCATTCTGAATGAGCGCAAAAACTGGTTTATGGAGCGCATCCGATATTTCGAGGATCTGAAGTCCCGCATCCCTCAGGATAACCTCCGCGTAGGCAGCCGGGAATTTGGGAGCTACATTCTGGTTCAAAAGGGATTAATGAATGCCCAGACCGGCCTGGAATGGTGCAACTGGGTGACCCAGCTGCTGGATGGTCAGGCAGCCATTCAGGACCCTTGTCCGATTATTTCGGAAAATTAATAAAAATTTGAAACGTTCCTGCTTTTAGACCGTATTACATGAGTAAGGCCCATTTTTAGGGTTGATCACACAATTTAATCGGGGGGTTACGATCTTTACAATGAAGAAAAAATTTGGAATTAAACATCTGATGATGGTTTTTATGGCTTTCACTCTGTTGTTCGCAACAGTTGGCGTAGCAAATCCGGATTCTGCTGACGCAAGACGTGGTGGCGGTTTCAAATCAGGCACAAAGAGTTATACCAATACACCTAAGAAATCCGACAACAATGTGAGTCAGTCCAACTCGAACAACAACTCGGGTACAGGTGCAGCTGCAACTAACCGTGGCGGATTCTTCGGCGGTGGCGGCGGATTCATGAAAGGCATGATGCTGGGTGGTCTGGCCGGTATGATGTTCGGCGGATTGTTCGGTGGTATGGGAGCTCTTGGTAACATCCTTGGATTGCTTGTAAACGTGGCTGCGATCATGCTGATCGTTATGCTGGCAATGGCACTCTTCAGAGCCATTGCGAATCGCCGTAAACCGGCTGCAGATGGTCGTTATGACCGTCGCAACGATCGTGATGATGATGACCGCAACAGAAACGGACGGTACTAATCATTATGGTTCTAAGCATGGATGAGATTGTTAATGCAATCTGTCTTCACATGGCTGAACGCAAAGGTGTGCGCCCGACCGATGTCAATGTTGAACTGAGCTGGGAAGAAGATACGGGATACTCCGCGGAAGTCTGGATTCAAGGCCGTAGTCAATACTTGGTTGAATCCAACATGATAGAAGCGATCCTGCGCTACCTGCACAGTGAATACAACATCCGGGCTTACCGTGAAAACGTCAGACTTGATCTGGACGAAGAAATTACAGCCATTGTGAATCAATAATCAAATCAATTAATTAGTTGCGGATGAATTGTTAAAGGGCCGTCTCCCTAATGTCATTGACATTAGTGGAGACGGCCCTTTTGTTTACCTTGGGAATGATGAATATCCTGGGAATGTAAACTTACGTTGTTCTTCCCAAGATATTCGTGATACGGTACGTTCCTACTTCAATTTCACAAGGCTGTAGTTCTTCTTGCCTTTACGAATAATGATGAACTTGCCACCAATCGCATGCTCTGCAGACACTGTGAATTCCAGCTCTGTAATCTTCTCTCCGTTCATAGAGATCGCACCTTTGGTGACATCCTCACGCGCTTGGCGTTTGGATGGCTCAAGGCCCAGATCAACCAGCCAGTCCACGATGTTTTTGGCTTCGCCGTCTGTTTCAAACGTAGGCATTTCCTTGAAGCCCTGCTCGATCTCATCTGCTGTCAGGGAGCGAATATCTCCACTGAAGAGCGCAGCGGTAATCCGTTTAGCTTGCTCCAGCATCTCATCGCCGTGAACGAATTTTGTCATTTCTTCGGCGAGTGCCTTCTGTGCTTCACGTTTGTGCGGCTCGGTCTCAACCTTTTCAGCCAAAGCTTCAATTTCCTCTTTGCTCAGGAAGGTGAAGTATTTCAGGTATTTGATGACATCACGATCATCCGTATTCGCCCAGAACTGGTAGAATTCAAATGGTGTCGTTTTGTCCGGATCCAACCAGATCGCACCGCCCGCGGTTTTACCGAATTTCGTTCCATCGGCTTTGAGCATCAGAGGGATCGTCAGCCCGTAAGCTCTTGCTTCAGACCCTTCTTTCTTGCGGATGAGGTCCAGACCACTTGTGATATTCCCCCATTGATCGGAGCCACCGATCTGCAGCTGTACATCCTCGTTTTGGAACAGGTGATGGTAATCCAGAGACTGCAGGATCTGGTAGGAAAACTCGGTGAACGAGATTCCGCCTTCCAGTCTGCTCGCCACCACATCTTTTGCCAGCATCGTGTTAAGATTGAAGTTTTTCCCGTAATCACGCAAAAACTCAATGACGTTAATTTGATGTGTCCAGTCGTAGTTGTTCACCATGCGAACCTGGTTGTCGCCTTCGGTTACAAACAATTTTTTCATCTGTGCTGTCAGCTTATTGACGTTCTCTTGGACCTGTTCCAGGGTTTGCAGCGAACGCTCAGATTGACGTCCACTTGGGTCACCAATTGTACCCGTTGCTCCCCCAATCAGGATCACTGGACGATGTCCCGCAAGTTGAAAACGTTTCAGCATCATGAACGGAATCAGGTGACCGATGTGCATACTGTCTCCAGTAGGGTCAACTCCACAGTACAAGGAGATCGACTTGGTTTCCGTCAGCTCACGCAGCCCCTCCGCATCCGTCTGTTGGTTTATGGCGTCACGCCATTCAAGTTCATCAATAATATTCAACCCAAACAACCCCTTTCTCTTCTAATCGTTTTTCAGTCATGGACTACGTTAATGGTCAAAAATACAGGTGGGAGCAGCTTTTTTGGACACAAAAAAATCGCCTCCTTGTCTTCATTAGACATAGGGACGATTATCATAACCGTGGTACCACCCAACTTGCATGAATAGATGCTTACACATCATCCATACCGCTTTTGGCAATATATCGTTTGCCCATTCCGCTTGGCATTACCCAAGTACTCCAGAGTGTAATTCGCAGCCCTTGTATGTATCAGGTTTCATCAACCCCTGACTTTCTGTAACAGGGACAAAGCCGCTACTGCGCTCCATCAACGTAATTCATGTATTAGATTATAGCCAGTATAGCCGAACGTTCAATCCATTGCAAGAGCCTGTATTTAATCTGCTCACCTTACTTCAAAAGAGACTCTGACCTTTATACTATACCTCTATATTCAGCTTCCTATGATAATACGTGTACGCCTTCTCCGCAATCTGATCCTCGTTATCCCACAATTGCTGATCCAGAGTATCTAACCTTAGTTCCTCTTCTGTCGTGAGTAAATGGGGAATGTCCCATAATGCTGTCAGCCGTTCATCATCCGCCAAATGCTCGATCAAGCGATACTGCTCTTGAATATTACCCAGCACTTGGTTCGCACCAATCGTATGTAATGCCCGCAAAACATGAAGATATGCTTCTTCTCCCCAGTTGCAGAAAAATTGAATAAACCCACCGTTAAATACGTCTACTTCCAACAGCCATAGGGCTGCAATTTCCTGCTCCTCGGATGTTAATCCCGACCATCCCTGTTCCTGTTTGTTCTTTTTGTCTACAAACTTCAACGCATAATCATACCATACATCATGAATATCTTGATTAGTCACGCCCTTCATCCCTTTCCCCTAGGCTGCATGCTCTCCAATTCATGGCGTTTACCGGTTTGATGCCAGTGTAAATAGGGTTCTCCCAACTGCTGAAAAGCGTTCGTTACGTTGCGGTCCATTTCCTGTATCACTTCGCTCGTGTATTTTAGATGAGTGTTGATATTATCTACATCGTATTTTTTCAACATCTCCACATGCACCGTGGTAAAAATAATATCCTCCAGCAGCCAGTAGATCACCATCTCGGTCTGCTTCAACTTTTTCTTCAACATGGGCATTCCACGTTCATATATGGTGACGATATAGGTTCCATTTTCCATTTCAACATAAGGCGCACCTTCCCATTTGAAAGGCTCGAATAGACGGTTAACATATGTATTGCTCTGTTCTTGGTCAAAGTCTGTTTGGGATAACAGTTCAAGCAGCTTGACTGCTAATTCCTGTTTGGTTAAAACCGACATGGCAGCTCACCACCTGTAATTCATTTAAATTGCACTCCTCATGACATGATCATGAAAAAGCTGCCGGTGGCAGCTTCTTCGTGATCACCGTGTGGCTTGTACTCACAAGTACTCACAAGTACTCACAAGGTACCTATTGCAACTTATGATTGTCTTCTTTTCAATCTGAACATTTTCAATCTGAATGCTGAATCTGCACTTCCCATCAGGTTCCGCAAAATGTCCGATAAGATGGATCACAGGTCGTCGGCAATGTGGTGTATTCTTCCTGTTCCGGTGTGTGTGCATAAGGTTTCCGTAGAACGGCTAGCAGC contains:
- a CDS encoding carboxypeptidase M32; amino-acid sequence: MEEQTLKHLESFLNLASKIKSYHEAIGLLHWDLRTGAPKKGVPTRSETIGMLSTEAFKLQTSDEMKTYLDTLTKPEVLNQLDDINRRLVLECKKEYDRSQSVPPEKVQAYTVLTAKSETAWEDAKHNSDFEGFSPYLTEIVKLKQEFIDYWGVKDTRYDTLLDMYEPDLTVEKVDAVFARLKARLVPLQEKINASENKPNTEFLNQLFNTEQQEKFSLFILGQMGYDFDAGRLDESVHPFATGLNPGDVRITTNYLQDDVTSAVFSSLHEGGHALYEQNIDESLAGTLLAEGTSMGIHESQSRLWENMIGRSRPFWTRYYQDLQQHFPQLSEVALEDFYRAINRVESSLIRIEADELTYNLHIIIRYEIEKMLFNEGLEVKDLPETWNAKYKEYLGIVPPNDGVGVLQDVHWSGGDFGYFASYSLGNMYAAQILHTLRQELPEFDAYIAEGNLIPIKEWLTDKIYRYGKSRTPSELILAVTGEELNPDYLADYLEAKYTEIYKL
- the tyrS gene encoding tyrosine--tRNA ligase, which encodes MNIIDELEWRDAINQQTDAEGLRELTETKSISLYCGVDPTGDSMHIGHLIPFMMLKRFQLAGHRPVILIGGATGTIGDPSGRQSERSLQTLEQVQENVNKLTAQMKKLFVTEGDNQVRMVNNYDWTHQINVIEFLRDYGKNFNLNTMLAKDVVASRLEGGISFTEFSYQILQSLDYHHLFQNEDVQLQIGGSDQWGNITSGLDLIRKKEGSEARAYGLTIPLMLKADGTKFGKTAGGAIWLDPDKTTPFEFYQFWANTDDRDVIKYLKYFTFLSKEEIEALAEKVETEPHKREAQKALAEEMTKFVHGDEMLEQAKRITAALFSGDIRSLTADEIEQGFKEMPTFETDGEAKNIVDWLVDLGLEPSKRQAREDVTKGAISMNGEKITELEFTVSAEHAIGGKFIIIRKGKKNYSLVKLK
- a CDS encoding YxcD family protein, whose amino-acid sequence is MVLSMDEIVNAICLHMAERKGVRPTDVNVELSWEEDTGYSAEVWIQGRSQYLVESNMIEAILRYLHSEYNIRAYRENVRLDLDEEITAIVNQ
- a CDS encoding DMP19 family protein, encoding MKGVTNQDIHDVWYDYALKFVDKKNKQEQGWSGLTSEEQEIAALWLLEVDVFNGGFIQFFCNWGEEAYLHVLRALHTIGANQVLGNIQEQYRLIEHLADDERLTALWDIPHLLTTEEELRLDTLDQQLWDNEDQIAEKAYTYYHRKLNIEV
- a CDS encoding beta-class carbonic anhydrase, coding for MNNIQEILAYNKSFVETKEYEKYTAGKFPTKKMAIITCMDTRLVELLPKAMNLKNGEVKILKTAGAIISQPFGSVMRSVLVAIYELGADEVVVVGHTECGMASLQADTMIGHMVDRGVSKEVINALDNSGINLQNWLRGFNSVDEGVKHTVGVIKNHPLFPQGVPVHGMIIDSSTGQLELVVEGYEQQASL
- a CDS encoding Imm63 family immunity protein — translated: MSVLTKQELAVKLLELLSQTDFDQEQSNTYVNRLFEPFKWEGAPYVEMENGTYIVTIYERGMPMLKKKLKQTEMVIYWLLEDIIFTTVHVEMLKKYDVDNINTHLKYTSEVIQEMDRNVTNAFQQLGEPYLHWHQTGKRHELESMQPRGKG
- a CDS encoding ABC transporter substrate-binding protein, with translation MKYTPWFIRAIVILLIIIVALTSCNQEKNEAKITIGEVTRSVFYAPEYVAVAQGFFEEEGLEVEIQTTAGGDKTMAALLAGSVDIALVGAETSIYVYQQGAEDPVINFAQLTQTDGTFLFARNAESSFDWDQLKQSTFLGQRKGGMPQMAGEFTLNKHGIDPQEDLELIQNVDFANIASAFASGTGDYVQLFEPQASIFEQEGRGKVVASFGTESGHLPYTVFMTKQSYINDNKEMVQKFTNGLHKAQVWVDSHSAEEIAEVILPYFKDIDQSILVSSIHRYKEQGTYATDPIIDDEEWNNLLDVMSAAGELEQRVDSKAIVDNTYAEQASSVK
- a CDS encoding PadR family transcriptional regulator; the encoded protein is MNILSYGLLGLLTREESSGYDLMLKIQPHWQAKHSQIYPLLSKMENDELLSSRWVQQSDKPDKKMYAVTEKGIEKLLGWMITPVTAPVTRDEFNLRILCVGIAEDGSMRRILNERKNWFMERIRYFEDLKSRIPQDNLRVGSREFGSYILVQKGLMNAQTGLEWCNWVTQLLDGQAAIQDPCPIISEN